TTGCGGCTGTAGCAGAACATTCAATTATGCATATTTATGGTAAGGGACGTCCGGATGAAGATGATAAAAAAGAATTGATTACATATTCTAAAAAAGTTAAAGATTATTTAGCTGATAATGATGAAATCAAAGGAGAAGTTAATATTCCCGGAAATTATCCTTATAAAGAATATAACGGAGTACCCATCAAACCAAAAGCTTCGGATAAATGCAGTGAATGCGGGCTTTGTGCCAAAAGATGTCCTGTTGGAGCAATACCCTTAGATAATCCAAAACTTACGGATAAAGAAAAGTGTATTTCCTGTATGCGATGTATAGAAATATGTCCGAACAATGCAAGAAGTGTTAATAAGGTCATGCTTGCTGCATCGAAAAAAAAGCTTAAGAAAGTATGTGAAAACAGAAAGAATAATGATTTTTTTATAGAATAATATAATTTTTAAAAGCAGTGATTATAACTGCTTTTTTAATTTATAATGTTATAAATTTAATATATGCGTCAATAATTATAAAAAAATATTATGAGGTATTTATTATGGATGCACTTTGGAAAAACACTACGGATTTACCTGATTATGAAAGCTTGAAAAGTAATATAAATGTTGATATAGCTATAATCGGAGGAGGGCTTGCGGGTATACTAACGGCTTATAAATTAAAGGAAAAGGGACTTAATGCTGTAATTTTTGAAGCAGATAAAATATGTTCGGGTACAACAGGGTATACGACAGGTAAAATATCTTTGGCACATGGACTTATTTATAATTATTTAATAGATAACTTTTCTTTAGAACAAGCAGTAGAATATGCTGACTGTAATAAAAAAGCGATAAACGAATATGAAGAATTGATAAATAAAGAAAATATTGATTGTGAATTTGAAAAATGCTCTTCTTATCTTTACTCCGCTTTATATGATTATAATTTAAAGGAAGAATTTAAAGCGGCTAAAAAATGTAATTTGGAATGTGAGTATTTAGAAGAAAGTGAGCTTCCAAAAGGTATTAAGGGAGCAATAAAATATAAAAATCAAGGAAAATTTAATCCTTTAAAGTTTGTGAAACATATAATAAAGGATTTAAAGATATATGATCATACTTTTATCAAAGAATTTGATGAACAAAATAAATTATTGACTACCGATAAAGGATATAAAGTCAAAGCGGATAAAATAGTATTTGCCTGTCATTACCCTTTTGTAAACAGTCCCGGATATTATTTTTTAAGAATGCACCAAGAAAGATCATATTTTTTAATATGTGAAAATAAAAAGAAACTTAAAAATATATACTTAAATGTAGATGAAAAAGGATATTCTTTCAGAAGTTATGACAAATATTTACTATTCGGCGGAGAAAAGCATAGGACGGGAGGAAATAAAGAGGGCTATAAATATAATTTACTCAGAGAAAAACTAAAAACCTTTGACAAAAACTATAATGAAGTCGGTCATTATTCGACTCAGGACTGTATGAGTATAGATAAAGTTCCTTATATCGGCTTATTTTCAGATTCACTGAAAGACATTTATGTACTTACGGGATTTAATAAGTGGGGAATGACGTCTTCGATGTTCGGAAGTGATATAATTGCCGATATGATATCGAATGGTCTTGATAATAAAAACAGTATTTTTTGTCCAAGCAGATTTGATACCAAAGGTGTTGCAAAGTCAGCTATTAAAGAAGGTCCTTATTCCATAAAGGGACTATCTAAGGAATTTCTCAATATACCAAATACCGAACTTGATAAACTGCTTTTGGGACACGGAGGAGTCGTTAAGTATAATGGAAAGAAAGTCGGAGTGTATAAAGATGAAGACGGAAAGTGCTATATAGTTTCTACAAAGTGTCCTCATTTAGGATGTGAACTATCTTGGAATCCCGATGAAAAATCATGGGACTGTCCTTGCCATGGTTCGAGGTTTGATTATATGGGTAATATAATCAATGATCCGAGTGTGGAAAATTTGGAGTTTATAGAAAAGAAACAGTAAATCATAAATGAATTTATTAGGGCGCGGAATCTGCGAAGCAGGTGTAGTGCCCGCTAAAAAAGACCTTAACTATCAGTAGGGTCTTTTTCTTATATAATATTTTTTTAGTTTTGTAATTATCTGCATTATTGAAGTAACAAGTATGATACCAAAAGAAATCGCCGCTGCTTCTTTTATAACCAAATTAAAAAAGTAAATAAAATTATCCATATTGTCGGTGACCAAATTATACATTGTATAGTATAAATCTCCTCCGGGTATCAAAGGAACCAGTATCGGTATTAGAATAATTATTACCGGAGTTTTTATTTTTCTGGATATGATTTCTGCAAATATAGATAATATGAAAGTTGATATAAATAAACTTATTACTTTATTTGCATTATAACTGTAAAAAAACAAATAACAAATCCAGGACATTGCTCCTCCGAAAGCAATAATAGAAATTTTGTCTTTTTTTATATTGAATAGTATTGCAAATCCTACAGAACCTATTAACGCCATCAGTATTTGAATTAGACTTTCTATCATGTTAACCTCCCATTGGTATTAGTATCAGAGAGAACCCCAGAGCAACTGCGGCAGCTTTAAGCAGAGATTCAAGCAGTCCCAATAAACCGGATATTATATCTCCGTTGATTAAATCTCTTAAAGAATTTGTAAGAGGTATACCGGGAATTAAAAGCATTATATTTCCTATTATGATTTTATCTATATTACTTCCTATACCTATATTAGATAGCGTAACGGCACTTAAAGCAGTTAATGTAGAGGATAAAAGGCTTATGACTATATTGTTCATGTTTACTTTATTTAATAGCTCAAGTAAAATAAATAAAATTGATCCTGTTATTCCCGAAGCCACAGCATCTGAAAAAATCCCTCCGAAAAAGACTGAAAAAGCAAATGAAATGGCTATATAAGAGAATAAATGTAAAACTTTAGGATAATTTTTAGTTTTATCTATATTTCTAATTTCCTTTTCAACTTTTGAAATATTAACTTTTTTTGAACATATATCTCTTGATAATTGATTTAGGTATTCAACCTTTTCAAAATTTGTGTTATATTTTTTGATCCTTCTTGTTTGTGTTATTATTTCGTCATTTGGAAGGTGTATAGTCAGTATTATCGTAGATGTAATGGTAAATACATCTACTTTTTTAAAGCCGTAAGAAGTTCCTAGACGTATCATAGTATCTTCTACTCTGCTTACTTCAGCTCCCGATACAAGAAGCATTTCACCTATATCCAATATATTTGAAACCAGTTTAGTACTTTGCATTTAATGTCCTTTCAAAATATATAAAATCTTTATTATTATATTAATATTTATGGTTATTTACTATATTTATTTTATGTTTTTATATTATATCTATAAATTAAAATAGATGACAATTATTATTGTCATCTATTTTTTTGTACGGGGTAATTTATTTATATTAAAGGTCGTTTATAATATCTATTATGCCTCTAATATCATTGATTATATAATCTGCTCCTGCATTTTTATAAGTTTTCTTAACTCTTTCAATTTCTTTTTCTTTATTTTCTTTACTTAAATTATTGTATTCTTCCATTGTAAGTCCCATTTCCGAACTACCTTCAATAATTCCTACGGATATAACACCGGCATTTTTTCCTTCCAAAATATCAGAAACAGTATCTCCGACTTTAATTACTTCATCAACAGACTTTATGTTTAATTCTTCCATATTCTTAAATATCATGTAAGGATATGGTCTTCCCATTTTGTTGGTAGAATCGGGACTAAACCAAGCGTCAGGTTCGTAACCTTGGGATTTTGCCGTATCTGTAACTATTTTCATCATTTTATCTGTATAACCCGTGGTAGAGCCTATTTTAATATTCATTTTTTTAAGTTCTTCCACTGTTTCCAAGACATAAGGTTTTACATCGGAATGTTTATTCAAAACCTTTAATATCATATCAGAAAATCTGTCATGCATTGTCTTAACATCATCTTCATTGAATTTTCTATTATGCTTTTTAATAAATTCTTCACTTAATCTATCCATATTAAGCATAGTTCTTATATGGTCTATTTTAAGCATACCCATTGGCTTTCTTGTTTCTTCCATTGTAGGACTCAGTCCGTATGCGTTAAAAACTTCTATAAAAGTTTGAACCGGAGCGAAACATCCGTAATCAACGGTTGTTCCCGCCCAATCAAAAATTACTGCTTTAATTTTACTCATTAATTAACTCCTTTTAAAAATTCATCAATAATATCACATAACTTTATAATATCTTCTTCGTATATTTCGCCTATGTTTCCTATTCTGAAAGAATTAATATTTTCAATTTTACCGGGATATATAGCATATCCTCTTTGTTTTATATAACTATACATTTCTTTAAATGTATATCCGACATTTTCAGGATATATAAAAGATGTTATAATAGGTGACTGATATTTTAAATCTACATATGTTTTAAATCCCAGTTTTTCCATTTTATTTATTAAAAGACGATTGTTGTTAAAATATCTTTCATATCTTTTTTCAATCCCGCCTTCTTCAATTAATTCATCCAATGCTTTATTAAATGCCAGTACTGTATGAGTAGGTGAGGTAAATCTCCATTTTCCGTCTTTATTCATCGTTTCCCACTGTGCATATAAATCGAGAGAAAGACTTCTTGCTTTATTTTTACATTTTAATATTTCTTCTTTTTTAGCTATAATAAATGAAAATCCCGGTACACCTTGTATACATTTATTTGCACTGCTTATGATGAAATCTATATCATATTTTTCTACCGGGATATCTATACCACCGAAACTGCTCATTGCATCAACGATAAATATTTTATTATAGTTTTTAATTATTTTACCGACTTCTTCTATATCATTTAATATGCCTGAAGTAGTTTCACTATGCACAATAGACACATGAGTGATATCTTTATCATTTTCAAGTATATCCTTTATTTTATTTAAATCATGTCTTTTATTATAATCTTGTGTATACATAACATAATTTATTTTATTATGCTTAGCTATATCAGTCATTCTTTCACCGTAAGCTCCGTTTGCAAGGATGAGAAGTTTCTCATCTTTGCCTATTGAACTTGATAACACAGATTCAACTCCGAAAGTCCCGCTTCCCTGCATTAAAGTGCATACATATTTTTCTTTGTTTACATGTGCTAAATCAAGTAATTTGTCTGTTATATCTCTTGTAATCTTTTTATAGTCTTCATCCCATGTACAGTGATCAAATAACATTTGTTCTTTGACGGAGTCAGTGGTTGTAAGAGGTCCGGGAGTTAATAATTTATATTTCATTTTTTTTATATAAATCCTCCTATTTGCAGTTTTCTGAGAAATCTTGATGTTGTTTTAGTAGGTCTGCAGTTAATTTTTCTTTAAATACTTTAGGGTATTTTGAAGCATTTTCTTTATTTGTGGTTTCTCCTTCATATATTGCATTAGGATAATATTTGATTAATTCGCTTCTACCTTTTTCAATTATACATTGTGCTATTTTCATGCAAAGTGCATTGGTTTTGTCGCCTTTGTCAACTACCGCAACTGATTCCGTTAAAGAGAAATTACCTTCGGTTGGGTCAACGTAATCTATCGGAAGACCTTCTTTTTTATCTGCAACAGCTTGTTGTCTGAGTCCAAAACCTATTGCAACTTCTCCCGAACGTACTTTTTTGATAGGGCCCGAACCTGATTCTTCAATATGTGGTCCTGCATTTTGATAAAGTTTTTTAAGTACTTCTGCTCCTTCATCTTCTCCGTATTCGCTGATGATCGCTTGAATAAGTAACCAAGCAGTTGAAGATGATTTGATATCCGTAACGGAAATATTGTCTTTGTATATATCTTTTGTTAAATCTTTTATTGATTTCGGCATAGGAAGATTATTTGCTTTAAGTACGTCTGTGTTAACTATTATCGCACCTTCCTGAGATGTTATAGGTGCATAAATTGATGGAAATTCATCTTTTGTTTTAGCGTCAAATGTTAAATCTTTAAACATGGTATTTTTAGCCTGTGC
The DNA window shown above is from Anaerofustis stercorihominis DSM 17244 and carries:
- the phnW gene encoding 2-aminoethylphosphonate--pyruvate transaminase; translated protein: MKYKLLTPGPLTTTDSVKEQMLFDHCTWDEDYKKITRDITDKLLDLAHVNKEKYVCTLMQGSGTFGVESVLSSSIGKDEKLLILANGAYGERMTDIAKHNKINYVMYTQDYNKRHDLNKIKDILENDKDITHVSIVHSETTSGILNDIEEVGKIIKNYNKIFIVDAMSSFGGIDIPVEKYDIDFIISSANKCIQGVPGFSFIIAKKEEILKCKNKARSLSLDLYAQWETMNKDGKWRFTSPTHTVLAFNKALDELIEEGGIEKRYERYFNNNRLLINKMEKLGFKTYVDLKYQSPIITSFIYPENVGYTFKEMYSYIKQRGYAIYPGKIENINSFRIGNIGEIYEEDIIKLCDIIDEFLKGVN
- a CDS encoding EFR1 family ferrodoxin (N-terminal region resembles flavodoxins. C-terminal ferrodoxin region binds two 4Fe-4S clusters.), which translates into the protein MNISKVNNLFFSPTGGSEKIAKIIAGVWENDKVKNIDISIYNEDYGKYEFGSNELCIITVPSFGGRVPNAAMNNISKIKGDHTPALLVVSYGNRAYDDTLLELKETLNDNGFLCFSAIAAVAEHSIMHIYGKGRPDEDDKKELITYSKKVKDYLADNDEIKGEVNIPGNYPYKEYNGVPIKPKASDKCSECGLCAKRCPVGAIPLDNPKLTDKEKCISCMRCIEICPNNARSVNKVMLAASKKKLKKVCENRKNNDFFIE
- a CDS encoding threonine/serine ThrE exporter family protein is translated as MQSTKLVSNILDIGEMLLVSGAEVSRVEDTMIRLGTSYGFKKVDVFTITSTIILTIHLPNDEIITQTRRIKKYNTNFEKVEYLNQLSRDICSKKVNISKVEKEIRNIDKTKNYPKVLHLFSYIAISFAFSVFFGGIFSDAVASGITGSILFILLELLNKVNMNNIVISLLSSTLTALSAVTLSNIGIGSNIDKIIIGNIMLLIPGIPLTNSLRDLINGDIISGLLGLLESLLKAAAVALGFSLILIPMGG
- the phnX gene encoding phosphonoacetaldehyde hydrolase; the encoded protein is MSKIKAVIFDWAGTTVDYGCFAPVQTFIEVFNAYGLSPTMEETRKPMGMLKIDHIRTMLNMDRLSEEFIKKHNRKFNEDDVKTMHDRFSDMILKVLNKHSDVKPYVLETVEELKKMNIKIGSTTGYTDKMMKIVTDTAKSQGYEPDAWFSPDSTNKMGRPYPYMIFKNMEELNIKSVDEVIKVGDTVSDILEGKNAGVISVGIIEGSSEMGLTMEEYNNLSKENKEKEIERVKKTYKNAGADYIINDIRGIIDIINDL
- a CDS encoding extracellular solute-binding protein, with translation MKKLISLLLCLILGLGVFAGCGNSDTGSSSSSDKVIIYSNADDEAIAAMSTALDVNGYKDKYMFQTFGTSELGGKLIAEGKNIEADMVTMSSFYLDSAQAKNTMFKDLTFDAKTKDEFPSIYAPITSQEGAIIVNTDVLKANNLPMPKSIKDLTKDIYKDNISVTDIKSSSTAWLLIQAIISEYGEDEGAEVLKKLYQNAGPHIEESGSGPIKKVRSGEVAIGFGLRQQAVADKKEGLPIDYVDPTEGNFSLTESVAVVDKGDKTNALCMKIAQCIIEKGRSELIKYYPNAIYEGETTNKENASKYPKVFKEKLTADLLKQHQDFSENCK
- a CDS encoding threonine/serine exporter family protein, whose amino-acid sequence is MIESLIQILMALIGSVGFAILFNIKKDKISIIAFGGAMSWICYLFFYSYNANKVISLFISTFILSIFAEIISRKIKTPVIIILIPILVPLIPGGDLYYTMYNLVTDNMDNFIYFFNLVIKEAAAISFGIILVTSIMQIITKLKKYYIRKRPY
- a CDS encoding FAD-dependent oxidoreductase, encoding MDALWKNTTDLPDYESLKSNINVDIAIIGGGLAGILTAYKLKEKGLNAVIFEADKICSGTTGYTTGKISLAHGLIYNYLIDNFSLEQAVEYADCNKKAINEYEELINKENIDCEFEKCSSYLYSALYDYNLKEEFKAAKKCNLECEYLEESELPKGIKGAIKYKNQGKFNPLKFVKHIIKDLKIYDHTFIKEFDEQNKLLTTDKGYKVKADKIVFACHYPFVNSPGYYFLRMHQERSYFLICENKKKLKNIYLNVDEKGYSFRSYDKYLLFGGEKHRTGGNKEGYKYNLLREKLKTFDKNYNEVGHYSTQDCMSIDKVPYIGLFSDSLKDIYVLTGFNKWGMTSSMFGSDIIADMISNGLDNKNSIFCPSRFDTKGVAKSAIKEGPYSIKGLSKEFLNIPNTELDKLLLGHGGVVKYNGKKVGVYKDEDGKCYIVSTKCPHLGCELSWNPDEKSWDCPCHGSRFDYMGNIINDPSVENLEFIEKKQ